A window of Alphaproteobacteria bacterium contains these coding sequences:
- a CDS encoding FIST C-terminal domain-containing protein — protein sequence MKSQTDFRSAYAEGDGWASVAKSLMTQLSGPALAHRLGILYVTPELSRDLGSILAFLRETTRVPHWVGGAGFGVLGLTNDGVAREARAKPAAAVLSMALPANTFRLFSLQGRELGKLRATLAKWIKPDGLPLTGLIHADPANPQAALLVAGFAAASEAYLVGGITYTPEKREAEFKPHLADKMSAGGLSGLLLSPDVPLAVGVTQGVVTLGDWHKITDGEGGEILRLDGRPAHEVLKEEAGDLHALLGFVHPAVPDAGLDTGGFVVHNLSGVDPVRGKLSVSFSAEPGQIVRFVRRDTKAAELDLKRMIADVKKRLSVPPRGAVLISCIARGAALFGAPHREMEIAAQMLNCPMAGFLAGGEIMRNRVQAHSAVLLAFG from the coding sequence ATGAAATCCCAAACCGACTTCCGCTCGGCCTATGCCGAAGGCGACGGATGGGCCAGCGTCGCCAAAAGCCTGATGACGCAGTTGAGCGGCCCGGCGCTGGCGCATCGGCTGGGCATTCTGTATGTGACACCTGAATTGTCGCGCGATCTGGGCAGCATTTTGGCGTTCTTGCGCGAAACGACCCGCGTGCCCCATTGGGTTGGCGGCGCCGGTTTCGGGGTATTGGGCCTGACAAATGATGGCGTGGCCAGAGAGGCGCGTGCCAAACCGGCAGCGGCGGTCCTAAGCATGGCCCTGCCCGCCAACACCTTTCGTCTGTTTTCCTTGCAAGGGCGCGAATTGGGCAAACTGCGCGCCACCTTGGCCAAATGGATCAAGCCCGATGGTTTGCCGCTGACCGGCCTGATCCACGCCGATCCTGCCAATCCCCAGGCGGCGTTGCTGGTGGCGGGATTCGCGGCGGCCTCGGAAGCCTATCTGGTGGGGGGGATCACCTATACGCCGGAAAAGCGCGAAGCGGAATTCAAGCCGCATCTGGCCGACAAGATGTCTGCGGGCGGCCTGTCGGGCCTGCTATTGTCGCCCGACGTGCCGCTGGCGGTTGGCGTGACCCAGGGAGTCGTCACCTTGGGCGACTGGCACAAGATCACCGACGGAGAAGGCGGGGAAATCCTGCGGTTGGACGGGCGACCGGCCCATGAGGTGCTGAAGGAAGAGGCTGGCGATTTGCATGCGTTGCTGGGATTCGTTCATCCCGCCGTGCCCGACGCCGGTCTGGATACCGGCGGCTTCGTGGTTCACAATCTGAGCGGCGTCGATCCCGTGCGGGGCAAGCTGTCGGTTAGTTTCAGCGCCGAGCCGGGGCAGATCGTGCGCTTCGTGCGCCGAGACACCAAGGCGGCGGAACTGGACCTGAAGCGCATGATCGCCGACGTGAAGAAGCGCCTGTCGGTTCCGCCCAGGGGCGCCGTGCTGATTTCCTGCATCGCCAGGGGGGCGGCCTTGTTCGGCGCGCCGCATCGCGAAATGGAAATCGCCGCTCAGATGCTGAACTGCCCGATGGCGGGCTTTCTGGCGGGTGGCGAGATCATGCGCAACCGCGTGCAGGCGCATAGCGCCGTGTTGCTCGCCTTCGGATAA
- the thpR gene encoding RNA 2',3'-cyclic phosphodiesterase, with the protein MLRLFVGLDLPDNMRAHLSLLAAGLPGARWLEPDTYHVTLAFIGETDEAQAELLDQELTQVAARPFMLEIAGVGSFESRGKLRALWAGVVPSEHLLLLQGRVAKACARAGLDIDDRKFKPHVSLARFREQPSKSKLGDWLSANGLLRLEPLKVDSFALFQSHLGREGAHYEILRRYSI; encoded by the coding sequence ATGCTGCGCTTGTTCGTTGGGCTTGATCTTCCCGATAATATGCGCGCCCACCTTTCCCTATTGGCGGCGGGCCTGCCGGGCGCTCGTTGGCTGGAACCGGATACCTATCACGTCACGCTGGCCTTCATCGGCGAAACGGATGAGGCGCAGGCCGAACTTTTGGATCAGGAATTGACCCAAGTCGCCGCCCGACCGTTCATGTTGGAGATCGCAGGCGTCGGCAGTTTCGAAAGCCGGGGAAAGTTGCGCGCCCTATGGGCTGGCGTGGTCCCTTCGGAACATCTTCTGTTGCTGCAAGGCCGGGTGGCCAAGGCCTGCGCCCGGGCCGGGCTTGATATCGACGACCGCAAGTTCAAGCCGCATGTTTCCCTGGCCCGCTTTCGCGAGCAGCCGTCAAAAAGCAAATTGGGCGACTGGCTTTCGGCGAATGGCCTGTTGCGCTTGGAACCGCTCAAGGTTGATTCGTTTGCGCTGTTTCAAAGCCATCTTGGGCGCGAAGGGGCGCATTACGAGATTCTGCGGCGCTATTCAATTTAA
- a CDS encoding PAS domain-containing protein, with translation MFPLKRYFALFGLAGVLLASVGLGLFYRNMAMSLVQEAAARRAQEYNILLLHLIEHHMPGIDRQILISPSQMKGQLDGLDVMLKSNLSKLPLLKVRIFTLDGIVAYSTDRSEIGRPVENHKEFQKALSGNAATSFVGSVEFLRFGEPARSKYAIETYNPLRNNEGNIATVAEFYIDAADSFTFAEQHQSRIILGIIVIMVVLYLALFLLVRHADRIMKNQHETIQEEMNDHARMAQALLDSEHRLRMITDALPVLIAYVDRDLRFRFANRAYQDWFRRPPWELSGKRLDELPEMSDLARLAVHIGLDAGTAQDVCLESFVFTHDGKRREVHATYLPHLSPEGTALGFFSLVQDVTSQKEAEKTLRRTHGELEAKVIERTQELSQEVAERRLSEARILASQTALKAMYNITSSQDASFADKVKNLIEFGTHHFEMTSGALVRIEGRQLGIQFSQSPEPELAPGHAIMLDEPLMQEALESEDSATDAASGLIGHVCRQQLGFKSYLGARVEAGGQVYGVLAFASHDERQEEFRPTDREIIRLMAQWIGGEIIRVQFDAALRDAKERAEESSQVKSEFLATISHELRTPLNAIIGFSELMMMRAFGPLGHENYEEYLGNIHNSGQHLLKIINDILDVSKIEAGQLGLQEEPFDLAEAGRESLRLTEHKAREGSLQMSSNLPDEPLMLQGDRRRILQVLLNLLSNAIKFTPAGGQISLSMTVLDDKRVRIAITDTGIGMAPKDIEKALTPFGQVDSKLSRSQEGTGLGLPLTKSLVELHQADFEIISTPWVGTKILITFPAARLRS, from the coding sequence ATGTTTCCTTTGAAGCGGTATTTCGCCCTGTTCGGACTGGCCGGCGTTCTTCTGGCCAGCGTCGGCCTTGGCTTGTTCTATCGCAACATGGCCATGTCCCTGGTGCAAGAGGCGGCGGCGCGGCGCGCCCAGGAATACAACATCCTGCTCTTGCACCTGATCGAACATCACATGCCGGGGATCGATCGCCAGATTCTGATTTCGCCTTCCCAAATGAAGGGACAACTGGACGGGCTGGACGTCATGCTGAAATCCAACCTCAGCAAACTGCCGCTGTTGAAGGTCAGGATATTCACCCTGGACGGCATTGTCGCCTATTCGACCGACCGGTCTGAAATCGGCCGCCCGGTTGAAAACCACAAGGAATTTCAGAAAGCCTTGTCGGGAAATGCCGCCACCAGTTTTGTCGGCAGCGTGGAATTCCTGCGCTTTGGCGAACCGGCGCGCTCGAAATACGCCATCGAAACCTACAACCCCTTGCGCAACAACGAGGGGAATATCGCGACCGTCGCCGAATTCTATATCGACGCCGCCGACTCATTCACTTTCGCTGAACAGCACCAGTCGCGGATCATCCTGGGCATCATCGTCATCATGGTCGTTCTGTACCTGGCGCTGTTCCTGCTGGTCCGCCATGCCGACAGGATCATGAAAAACCAGCACGAAACGATCCAGGAGGAAATGAACGACCATGCGCGCATGGCGCAAGCGCTTTTGGACAGCGAACACAGACTGCGCATGATCACAGACGCGCTGCCGGTTCTGATCGCCTATGTCGATCGCGACCTGCGCTTCCGCTTCGCCAACCGCGCCTATCAAGACTGGTTCCGCCGCCCACCCTGGGAGCTTTCCGGCAAGCGGCTGGATGAATTGCCGGAAATGAGCGATCTTGCGCGTCTGGCCGTGCATATCGGGCTGGATGCCGGTACGGCGCAGGACGTCTGCCTTGAATCATTCGTCTTCACGCATGACGGAAAGCGCCGGGAAGTCCACGCCACTTATCTGCCGCATCTTAGCCCCGAGGGGACGGCGCTTGGTTTCTTCTCCCTGGTCCAAGACGTCACCAGCCAGAAGGAGGCCGAGAAAACGCTAAGACGGACGCATGGCGAGTTGGAAGCCAAGGTCATCGAGCGCACGCAGGAACTGAGCCAGGAAGTTGCCGAGCGCCGACTGTCCGAGGCGCGCATTCTGGCCAGCCAAACGGCTTTGAAGGCGATGTACAACATCACCTCAAGCCAAGACGCCAGCTTCGCGGACAAGGTGAAGAACCTGATCGAATTCGGCACCCACCATTTTGAAATGACGTCGGGCGCCCTGGTCAGAATAGAAGGGCGCCAGCTGGGCATCCAGTTCTCGCAATCCCCCGAGCCGGAACTGGCCCCCGGCCACGCCATCATGCTGGACGAACCCTTGATGCAAGAGGCACTGGAAAGCGAGGATTCCGCAACGGATGCTGCCAGCGGCCTGATTGGCCACGTCTGCCGCCAACAACTCGGCTTCAAAAGCTATTTGGGCGCCAGGGTTGAGGCGGGCGGCCAGGTCTATGGCGTCCTGGCTTTCGCTTCGCATGACGAACGACAAGAGGAGTTCCGCCCCACCGACCGCGAAATCATCCGCCTGATGGCGCAGTGGATCGGCGGCGAAATCATCCGCGTGCAGTTTGACGCCGCCCTTAGGGACGCCAAGGAACGCGCCGAGGAATCCAGCCAAGTCAAAAGCGAGTTCCTGGCCACCATCAGCCATGAATTGCGCACCCCCCTGAACGCCATCATCGGATTTTCGGAACTGATGATGATGCGCGCCTTCGGCCCGCTGGGGCACGAGAACTACGAAGAGTATCTGGGCAACATCCATAATTCCGGCCAGCATCTCTTGAAGATCATCAACGACATTCTGGACGTCTCGAAGATCGAAGCCGGACAGCTAGGGCTTCAGGAAGAGCCGTTCGATCTGGCGGAAGCCGGGCGCGAATCCCTGCGCCTGACCGAGCACAAGGCCCGGGAAGGCAGTCTTCAAATGTCGTCCAACCTGCCCGACGAGCCGCTTATGCTTCAAGGCGACCGGCGGCGCATCTTGCAGGTTCTGCTCAATCTGTTGTCGAACGCCATCAAATTTACGCCCGCCGGCGGCCAGATATCCTTGTCCATGACCGTGCTTGACGACAAACGTGTGCGCATCGCCATCACCGACACCGGCATCGGCATGGCGCCCAAGGATATCGAAAAGGCGCTGACCCCTTTCGGACAGGTCGATTCCAAATTGTCGCGCAGCCAGGAAGGAACGGGCCTTGGCCTGCCGCTTACCAAGTCTCTGGTTGAATTGCATCAGGCGGACTTCGAAATCATCAGCACGCCCTGGGTTGGCACCAAGATTCTGATCACCTTCCCGGCTGCGCGCCTAAGAAGTTAA
- a CDS encoding phasin family protein, with protein MSNVKTKTAAASSVETPKSIESAVAVGRETLEQVVKASADAANKGYEKAVAMTKENVDAAVKAGASVFKNYEEAMSFNKENIEAFVRSGSIFAKGWQEATKSVFALTQEAFEESVVASKAILGAKSMKEAVDLQASFAKTSFDKVVAEGGKISETSFKLAEEAFGPINECMNKTVSKLMKPIAA; from the coding sequence ATGAGCAATGTCAAGACGAAGACCGCCGCCGCCAGCAGCGTCGAAACCCCCAAGTCGATCGAAAGCGCCGTGGCCGTTGGCCGCGAAACGCTCGAGCAAGTGGTCAAGGCCAGCGCCGACGCCGCCAACAAGGGCTATGAGAAGGCCGTCGCCATGACCAAGGAAAATGTGGATGCCGCCGTCAAGGCCGGCGCCAGCGTTTTCAAGAACTACGAAGAAGCGATGAGCTTCAACAAGGAAAACATCGAAGCCTTCGTCCGTTCGGGCAGCATCTTTGCCAAGGGCTGGCAGGAAGCCACCAAGTCGGTTTTCGCCCTGACCCAGGAAGCGTTTGAGGAATCGGTCGTCGCCAGCAAGGCGATCCTCGGCGCCAAGAGCATGAAGGAAGCCGTCGATCTGCAGGCCAGCTTCGCCAAGACCAGCTTCGACAAGGTCGTGGCCGAGGGCGGCAAGATCTCCGAGACCAGCTTCAAGCTGGCCGAAGAGGCTTTCGGGCCGATCAACGAGTGCATGAACAAGACCGTTTCCAAGCTGATGAAGCCGATCGCGGCCTAA
- a CDS encoding alanyl-tRNA editing protein — MRACAARILQVGDDRVILDRTVFYPQGGGQPGDTGVLRLPDGTIRLVVDTQKGEENALEVHHILSPGAGSFEEGMLVDAVIDWRRRYKFMRLHTALHLLSAVVPGRISGASIGEDKGRIDFALDEGAKLDKDELQFHLNRAVAEDMPLGIDWVADEELDKRPELIRTFTVRPPVGQGQVRLVRIGQIDIQPCGGTHVSATGEIGPLTISRIENKGRHNRRVIVELSDPQVTD; from the coding sequence ATGCGCGCCTGCGCGGCGCGCATTCTTCAGGTTGGCGACGATAGGGTCATTCTGGACCGGACCGTCTTCTACCCCCAGGGCGGCGGCCAGCCTGGGGATACGGGGGTTCTGCGCTTGCCGGATGGGACGATCCGTCTGGTGGTCGATACCCAAAAGGGAGAAGAGAACGCCCTGGAAGTTCATCATATCCTGTCGCCGGGGGCCGGATCATTCGAGGAAGGCATGCTGGTCGATGCCGTGATCGACTGGCGTCGTCGTTATAAATTCATGCGCCTGCATACGGCACTTCATTTGCTGTCGGCGGTTGTTCCCGGCAGGATTTCCGGCGCATCGATCGGCGAGGACAAGGGGCGCATCGATTTCGCCCTGGATGAAGGCGCCAAGCTCGACAAGGACGAACTGCAGTTTCATCTAAACCGCGCCGTCGCCGAGGACATGCCCCTGGGCATCGATTGGGTGGCCGACGAGGAACTGGACAAGCGCCCGGAACTGATTCGCACCTTTACGGTGCGCCCGCCGGTCGGCCAGGGCCAGGTGCGATTGGTGCGAATCGGGCAGATCGACATTCAACCCTGCGGTGGCACCCATGTCAGCGCCACCGGAGAGATCGGCCCGCTCACTATTTCCAGGATCGAGAACAAGGGCCGTCACAATCGGCGTGTCATTGTCGAGCTGTCGGATCCCCAGGTAACGGACTGA
- a CDS encoding phosphate ABC transporter substrate-binding protein, producing MKTTALAAALLMGASFAAQAQSLSVDPGITDYKKVSGVSGSLKSIGSDTLNNLMTLWAEGYNALYPNVKIEIEGKGSSTAPPALIAGTSQFGPMSRPMKAKEIEDFEKKNGYKPSAIRSAVDALAVFVHKDNPIQCLSLQQVDAIFSKTRKGGSAKQAATWGDVGLTGDWANKPISLYGRNSASGTYGYFKEEALFNGDYSDSVKEQPGSSAVVQGIASDKFAIGYSGVGYKTADVRTVPISKKPGEKCFDANAENAYSGNYPIARFLYVYLNKNPNQAMDPLRGEFVRYVFSKQGQMVVLKDGFFPVTKAIAAEDLAKLGLK from the coding sequence ATGAAGACGACCGCCCTTGCGGCAGCCCTGCTGATGGGGGCTTCCTTTGCCGCCCAGGCTCAAAGCCTTTCCGTCGATCCCGGCATCACCGATTATAAGAAGGTGAGCGGCGTTTCCGGCAGCTTGAAGTCGATCGGTTCCGACACGCTGAACAATCTGATGACGCTGTGGGCCGAGGGCTACAACGCCCTGTATCCCAACGTGAAGATCGAGATCGAAGGCAAGGGGTCGTCGACCGCGCCGCCCGCTCTGATCGCCGGCACCTCGCAATTCGGCCCGATGAGCCGCCCGATGAAGGCCAAGGAAATCGAGGATTTCGAAAAGAAGAACGGCTACAAGCCCTCGGCCATTCGTTCGGCCGTCGACGCCCTGGCCGTGTTCGTCCATAAGGACAATCCCATCCAGTGCCTTAGCCTGCAGCAGGTTGACGCCATCTTCTCGAAGACCCGCAAGGGCGGAAGCGCCAAGCAGGCCGCGACCTGGGGCGATGTGGGGCTGACCGGCGATTGGGCCAACAAGCCGATTTCGCTCTATGGCCGCAATTCGGCTTCGGGCACCTACGGTTACTTCAAGGAAGAAGCCCTGTTCAACGGCGACTACAGCGACAGCGTCAAGGAGCAGCCGGGTTCGTCGGCGGTGGTGCAGGGCATCGCTTCCGACAAGTTCGCCATCGGCTATTCAGGCGTCGGTTACAAGACAGCCGACGTGCGCACGGTGCCCATTTCCAAGAAGCCGGGCGAGAAGTGCTTTGACGCCAATGCCGAGAACGCCTATTCGGGCAACTACCCGATCGCGCGCTTCTTGTATGTCTATCTGAACAAGAATCCCAACCAGGCGATGGACCCGTTGCGCGGCGAATTCGTCCGCTACGTCTTCTCCAAGCAGGGTCAGATGGTGGTGCTGAAGGACGGTTTCTTCCCCGTCACCAAGGCGATCGCCGCCGAGGATCTGGCCAAGCTGGGCCTGAAGTAA